The Cellulomonas oligotrophica sequence GAAGGCCGCGAGCAGGTCGCCCGCACGGGACTCGTCGACCTCCTCGTACGCCTCCCGCCACCGGCCGGTGACCCCGTACGCCGCGGTGAGCACGACGTCACGGACGGTCTCCCCCGACGGGATCCGGTCCGCGAGCGCGGCGCTCGACAGCCCGATCCGCGGGCGCAGCTCGAACACGTCGGTCGCACCGAGGCGCGAGCCCAGCAGCTCCGCCGCGCCGCTCGTCGGGTGCATGCGGCCCGACGCCACCTGCAGCAGCGTGGTCTTGCCGGCGCCGTTGCGGCCGAGGACCACCCAGCGCTCCCCCTCACGGACCGTCCAGGAGAGGTCGTCGAGGATCGTCGTCGTCCCCCGGCGGATCGTCACGGCCTGCAGGTCGAGCACGTCGGTCATGGGCACAGACCCTAACCGGCGCAGGCCGCGCGCCGCGCCGCCCGACGGGGGTCGATCCGGTCCGGTGGCGTCGCGCCGGGCGCCGCGTGCGCCGGCCCGCGGACGATCAGACCTCGATGCTGAGCATCGTCGAGGAGTGCGCGACCTCGTACCCGAGGGCGGCGTACAGGCCGTGCGCGCCCGACGGGTTGGCGGTGTCGACGCCGAGCTCGGCGTAGGCCATGCCGTCGGTCGCGTACGCGCGCATCACCGTGGCGAGCAGCGCCACGGCGACCTTCCGACCCCGCCACGCGCGGCGCACCCCGAGCAGCTCGGTGTACCCCGAGCGGTACCCGGCGACGTCCCAGTCCTGCTCGAACCGGCCGGAGAGCGCGTAGCCGGCGACCTCGCCGGAGTCGTCGACCGCGACGAAGCTCCACGTCGGCGCGAACATCGAGCGGCCCTGCGCCCACTGCTCGGCCGTGCGCGGCTCGCTGCCCCAGTGGTCGGCGAAGGCCTCGTTGTGCGCCAGGCGCACGGCGTCGTCGAGCTCGGGGCTCCACGGCACGACCCGGAGGCCGTCGAGCGCGGGGACCGGCGGCAGCGGCCCGGACAGGGGGCGGCGCATCTCGGTGTAGTACCGGATCGGGGTCAGGCCGGCCGCGCGGTACAGGCGCACCGTGCCCGTCGCGACGTCCTCCGCGTGGGTCGCGATCCGCGCGGGCGCGTCCTTGCCGCACGTCGCCAGCACCTGGCGCGCCCGTCCCGTCGCCCACCGCACGAGCTCTCGACCGATGCCGCGTCCCCGCCACGCGGGGTCGACCCCGCCGCCGAGGAAGACGCGGACGACGGACTCGTCGCCGGGCGGGGCGTCGACGCTCATCCAGGCCCGCATGCGCCCCTCGGCGTCGACGCCGACCCGGGTGTCGAGGGACAGGTCGCGCCACGGGGCCTCGAGCTCGTCGACGACCTCCTCGACGGCCGTCCGGTACGGCACCCCGTCGGCGTCCTCGACCACGGCGACGAGCGCTGCGAGCTCGGCCGCGTCGGCGGTCGCGAGCGCGCGCCACGTCAGGCCCGACGCGGACGACGGCTCGTCGAGGACGGGCGGTGCGGCGGCCCGGACGGCCAGGGGTGCGGTGTCGGTGGTCCCGGTCATGGCACCAGCGTGGCCCGGGGCGGGCGCCCCGGGCCAGCGGATTGCGGCCGGAGGGACGTCAGGCGTCGATGCGCGAGCGGTCGAGGTCCTGCGCGCCGGCGACGATGAAGTCCTTGCGGGGGGCGACGTCGGAGCCCATCAGCAGCTCGAACACCTGCTCGGCGCGGGCGGCGGCGTCGACGGTCACCCGTCGCAGCGTGCGGAACCGGGGGTCCATGGTCGTCTCGGCGAGCTGGTCGGCGTCCATCTCGCCCAGGCCCTTGTACCGCTGGATGTCGTCCTTGTAGCGGCGACCGGCACGGTCGAGCTTCTTCAGCGTCGCGGCGAGCTCGGCCTCCGAGTACGTGTAGACGTACTCGCCCTTGCGCGACCCGGACCCCAGGACCTCGACGCGGTGCAGCGGCGGGACGGCGGCGTAGACCCGCCCGTCCTCGACGAGCGGGCGCATGTACCGGAAGAACAGCGTGAGCAGCAGCGTGCGGATGTGCGCGCCGTCGACGTCCGCGTCGGTCATCAGCACGATCTTCCCGTACCGCGCGGCCTCGAGGTCGAACGTGCGCCCCGACCCGGCGCCGACGACCTGGATGATCGAGGCGCACTCCGCGTTCTTCAGCATGTCGCTGATCGACGCCTTCTGGACGTTGAGGATCTTGCCGCGGATCGGCAGCAGCGCCTGGTAGTCCGAGCTGCGCGCGAGCTTGGCGGTGCCGAGGGCGCTGTCGCCCTCGACGATGAACAGCTCGCTGCGCGCGACGTCGTCGATGCGGCAGTCCGCGAGCTTGGCGGGCAGCGACGACGACTCGAGCGCGTTCTTGCGCCGCGAGATCTCCTTCTGCTTGCGGGCCGAGATGCGCGCCCGCATCTCCCCCACGACCTTGTCGAGCAGGAGCGCGGACTGGG is a genomic window containing:
- a CDS encoding GNAT family N-acetyltransferase; protein product: MTGTTDTAPLAVRAAAPPVLDEPSSASGLTWRALATADAAELAALVAVVEDADGVPYRTAVEEVVDELEAPWRDLSLDTRVGVDAEGRMRAWMSVDAPPGDESVVRVFLGGGVDPAWRGRGIGRELVRWATGRARQVLATCGKDAPARIATHAEDVATGTVRLYRAAGLTPIRYYTEMRRPLSGPLPPVPALDGLRVVPWSPELDDAVRLAHNEAFADHWGSEPRTAEQWAQGRSMFAPTWSFVAVDDSGEVAGYALSGRFEQDWDVAGYRSGYTELLGVRRAWRGRKVAVALLATVMRAYATDGMAYAELGVDTANPSGAHGLYAALGYEVAHSSTMLSIEV